The Bdellovibrio sp. NC01 genome includes the window CCCATGCTTTGCCGTCATCTGCCCGAGGTAGAGGCGGATCTAAAGGGGTCGAATGGAACTGCTGAATAAAGTCTTCCTTACAGTTTTCTTGTGTGCTGGCATCGCTGGCTGTGGCGTTAAAGGTTCTCCACTTCCACCCTTGAATCCGGCACCACTCGGTCGCGGTGAACCCACGTACTCTGATGCGCAAAAATCTTCGAAAGATAAAAAACGTCCCAATCGCAATCAAGAGTTAGAAGAAAGAAATTCTTCTGAAGTGCAGGAGGGTCTGTGAATCCACTGCTTCCAATTAAAATCACGAAAATGTCAGGCGCGGGAAATACCTTCGCACTTATCGATGCACGTGATTCTACTGGATGGGCAATGGTGGAAAAGACTTTGAATATGTCACGTCCCGATTTTGCGCGACTTGTTTGCGATAAAGTTCTTGGTGTCGCGACGGATGGTTTCTTGCTTATCGAAAATGGCGATCAAGGTTTCGACTTTAATTGGGATTTTTATAACAATGACGGCTCGACGGCAGAGATGTGCGGAAACGCGGCTCGTTGTGCGGCCCGCTTCTGTTATGAAAAATTATCTCCGGAACATGCGAACATTCGTTTTAAAACGGGCGCAGGGCTTGTGACAGCGCAAGTGCTTGGCGATGGACGCATTCGTGTGAAGATGCCAGAAGCGAAATTTGTAAATCCGAAAATTTCGTTGTTAACTCACTTCGGCTCTTCGGAAGTGTTTGCGTTGGTCAATACAGGTGTTCCGCATTTAGTACAAAAGCTGATCACGATGGACGATGCTGCGAACATGAAGGATCTTGCGCGTGAATGTCGTTCTCACAAAGATCTGGGTGCTGCGGGTGCGAACGTCACTTATTACGCGATTGAATCTGAAAACAAAATTCGTGCTGTGACTTTCGAACGCGGAGTTGAAGATTACACTTTAGCTTGCGGAACGGGCGCTGTTGCTGCGGCAATGGTGTATGCGAAGGAAAAAAATCTTTCTCGAGTTGAAGTGCAAATGCCTGGTGGCGCGATGGAAGTGCAATTTATCGAAGGTGACCCTTGTCCATTGATGACTGGGGGAGCTGTGTTTGTTGGTGAATTTCAATACAATCTTGAGGTAGTAAAATGAAAAACTTTAAAGGAACGTTCACTGCGCTTTTGACTCCGTTTAAAAACGGCAAAATTGATTTCGACTCTATCGAGCGCATGGTGAAGCACCAACTTAGTAACGGTGTTGATGGCTTTGTTGTGAACGGTACGACAGCAGAAAGCCCAACGCTGACTTCTTCAGAGCGTATTGAGTTGTTTAAATTTATGCGCAAAATTGTTGGCGACAAAATTCCCTTAATCATGGGCACGGGTTCTAATGACACGGCAAAAACTATTGCCGAATCAAAAGAAGCCGAAGGTCTTGGCGCAGATGCTATTTTAGTTGTTGTTCCTTATTATAACAAACCACCGCAACGTGGATTGTTCGCCCACTTTAAAGCCATCGCTACAGCCGTGAACATTCCAACAATTCTTTACAATGTTCCTGGTCGTACAATCACGTCGCTTGCAACGGAAACAATCCGTGATCTTTCCAAAGTTCAAGGTGTGATCGGCATTAAAGAAGCAACGGGCAAAGTTGATTTCGCTGATGAGATCGTAAAAGCCTGTGGTCGCGATTTCGTCATGCTTTCAGGCGATGACGGATCTTATGTGGAATTCTTGGGCGTCGGCGGTCACGGTGTGATTTCGGTGGCTTCGCATGTGATTCCAAAACAAATGGCACAGTGGAAATCTTGGGTGGCTGAAGGTCACATCGAAAAGGCTCGTCAGGATATCGCGAAGTACAACGACTTGATTAACTTGTTATTTGTTGAAGCAAATCCAATTCCAGTTAAAAAAGCTGTGCAATTGATGGGTTTGATTGATTCTGCAGAACTTCGTTTGCCACTTGTAGAACTAGGCGAAACGGAATCAGCGAAATTGAAAAATGAAATGCGCAAAGTTGGGGTTCTTGCATGAAGAAACTGAAAATCGGACTTGTCGGTGTGAATGGCCGCATGGGTAAAGAAATCCAAGCGGTGCTTGCACAAAGTTCCGAAGCAGAATTGTTTTATCCCCTTCTGCGTGATGAAAAATTGGATTCTAAAAAAGCAGCCAAAGTGGACGTGTGGATTGATTTTTCCTCGGTGGAATTCTTTCCAGAGGTTTTAAAACTTGCTGCGAAAAATAAAACTCCGGTCGTGTGTGGTACGACGGGTTTTACTTCAAAAGAAAAAGCTCTGTTGCCTAAATATGGAAAACAAATTCCATTGTTGTGGGCTTCAAACATGAGTATGGGCGTGGTAGTATTGAATGAGGCCTTGAAAGTTTTCTCTGCCATTTCTAATTTCGATTATCAAATTGAAGAAATTCACCATAATCGCAAAAAAGATAAACCATCAGGCACGGCCATCACTTTGCAAGAGAACCTTGAAAAAGCAGTGGGTCGTGAATTGCCAGAACCATTGGCGATTCGTGGCGGCGGCGTATTTGGTGTGCACAAGATTTTTGCGATGAGCGACGAAGAAGTGATTACTTTCGAACATAGCGCTTTAAATCGCACCGTCTTTGCGAAAGGTGCTGTACGTGCAGCGGTTTGGCTGGCGAAACAAAAGCCGGGTCAATATCAGATCCGTGATGTGTTGTTTGGTAAAAAAGCATGAGCCTTCCGCATCGTTCGTTAATTTTTGTCGCACTTGATTTGGTTGGTGGCGAAGCGAAGGCCAAAGATCTTCTTGCTAAGATCCAAGAATGTGGCGCCATCGAAACGATTTCTTCCGTTTACAAAAGATATATGACCGATGCGCGTGTGGATTTAAGTGCGCGCATGGAATTCGTCATTCGTTTTGACACGGTGATGAGTGTGGATCAATGCCTGCACATGGTTCTTTCGTTGTGCGAACAAGGTGCGCAAGGTTTAAGTCAAAAAAGCCATGCGGAACTAACCTTGCTTGCTTACGATAATTTGATCTTAATGTCTCCGCGCCTGACTCTGCCCTATCCGGAGCTTCATACAGATCCATTGATCATTCGTTGCGCTGCAGAGGCGTGGGGACAGTACGAACATCCGATTTTCCAAAAAACTCTGAGTGAAATTTCAAAAACTGCACCTCCAGCGCGCATGGCGGAGTTCCATATTCAGGGTAAAAGCCTGGTTGATTTTTAAAATCAGCCGACGTACAAATTTCTATGTATAATTAATGCCAATTATCAGTTCAGGGAGAACCCATGAAGTTTTTTATCGATACAGCAAACATTGAAGAAATCAGACAAGCCAATCTTCGTGGCTGGGTTGATGGTGTAACGACAAACCCTTCCCTTATCGCAAAAGAAAGTCGTCCATTCCAC containing:
- a CDS encoding 4-hydroxy-tetrahydrodipicolinate reductase; protein product: MKKLKIGLVGVNGRMGKEIQAVLAQSSEAELFYPLLRDEKLDSKKAAKVDVWIDFSSVEFFPEVLKLAAKNKTPVVCGTTGFTSKEKALLPKYGKQIPLLWASNMSMGVVVLNEALKVFSAISNFDYQIEEIHHNRKKDKPSGTAITLQENLEKAVGRELPEPLAIRGGGVFGVHKIFAMSDEEVITFEHSALNRTVFAKGAVRAAVWLAKQKPGQYQIRDVLFGKKA
- the dapF gene encoding diaminopimelate epimerase, which produces MNPLLPIKITKMSGAGNTFALIDARDSTGWAMVEKTLNMSRPDFARLVCDKVLGVATDGFLLIENGDQGFDFNWDFYNNDGSTAEMCGNAARCAARFCYEKLSPEHANIRFKTGAGLVTAQVLGDGRIRVKMPEAKFVNPKISLLTHFGSSEVFALVNTGVPHLVQKLITMDDAANMKDLARECRSHKDLGAAGANVTYYAIESENKIRAVTFERGVEDYTLACGTGAVAAAMVYAKEKNLSRVEVQMPGGAMEVQFIEGDPCPLMTGGAVFVGEFQYNLEVVK
- the dapA gene encoding 4-hydroxy-tetrahydrodipicolinate synthase, with the translated sequence MKNFKGTFTALLTPFKNGKIDFDSIERMVKHQLSNGVDGFVVNGTTAESPTLTSSERIELFKFMRKIVGDKIPLIMGTGSNDTAKTIAESKEAEGLGADAILVVVPYYNKPPQRGLFAHFKAIATAVNIPTILYNVPGRTITSLATETIRDLSKVQGVIGIKEATGKVDFADEIVKACGRDFVMLSGDDGSYVEFLGVGGHGVISVASHVIPKQMAQWKSWVAEGHIEKARQDIAKYNDLINLLFVEANPIPVKKAVQLMGLIDSAELRLPLVELGETESAKLKNEMRKVGVLA